The Methanoculleus marisnigri JR1 genome window below encodes:
- a CDS encoding DHA2 family efflux MFS transporter permease subunit, with the protein MHQPAGNASRQQYTLLMVSIALAMFMTSLDGTIVNIALPTISTIFDLPSTTVSWVATAYLLVLTGSILVFGKVADRIGFKTVFLAGFAVFTAGSFFCGFFPEVFDSFGMLIASRVLQAIGGAMIAAIAPALVAAFLPMKMKGKAMGVVTTFAAFGTAAGPILGGILTQYLSWNWIFYINVPVGAAAILLGSYAIPAGVTASGTPSPFDRLGAVLIFAGLGSLIYAVSQGSALGWTDPTILAALAAAVIALGYLVLHERRTADPLLDFRLFSNRNFLYVNLMLALAYFLMGGVNYLLPFFLELVKGFDPSTSGLVLTALSFAMMASGFLSGMLINRVGNRRLCIAGALVISAGYLMFRFFSAESTIYYISGALAAVGFGLGLMLSPGTNMVMNMAPRDRQGMVSSLISVERTGPITLGISFISMIFVQAMLTVASHRHVTTSSPAEIRIDVLATGFDLVFVAVFAVSLAVVALAFLSRDEVHADNREEETFEAAAAGA; encoded by the coding sequence ATGCATCAGCCGGCCGGCAACGCCTCGCGGCAGCAGTATACCCTGCTCATGGTCTCGATCGCCCTTGCGATGTTCATGACGTCGCTTGACGGCACGATCGTGAACATCGCTCTTCCCACCATCTCGACGATCTTCGACCTCCCCTCGACAACGGTCAGCTGGGTTGCAACGGCATACCTGCTGGTTCTGACGGGCTCTATCCTCGTCTTCGGCAAGGTGGCCGACCGGATCGGTTTCAAGACCGTGTTCCTCGCCGGATTCGCCGTCTTTACGGCAGGCTCGTTCTTCTGCGGATTCTTTCCGGAGGTCTTCGACTCGTTCGGGATGCTGATCGCTTCACGGGTTCTCCAGGCGATCGGCGGGGCGATGATCGCCGCCATCGCTCCGGCCCTGGTCGCGGCGTTCCTCCCGATGAAGATGAAAGGGAAGGCGATGGGGGTCGTGACCACGTTCGCGGCGTTCGGGACCGCGGCCGGCCCGATCCTCGGGGGCATCCTGACGCAGTACCTCTCCTGGAACTGGATCTTCTATATCAACGTCCCCGTGGGCGCCGCGGCCATCCTGCTCGGCTCCTATGCCATACCGGCAGGCGTCACGGCGTCCGGCACGCCCTCGCCGTTCGACCGGCTCGGCGCGGTTCTGATCTTCGCCGGGCTCGGATCGCTCATATATGCCGTCAGCCAGGGTTCCGCGCTCGGGTGGACCGACCCGACGATCCTTGCGGCACTCGCGGCTGCCGTTATCGCGCTCGGCTACCTCGTCCTCCACGAACGGAGGACGGCCGACCCGCTGCTCGACTTCCGGCTCTTTAGCAACCGCAACTTCCTCTATGTCAACCTCATGCTCGCCCTCGCCTACTTCCTCATGGGCGGCGTCAACTACCTCCTCCCGTTCTTCCTCGAACTGGTGAAGGGCTTCGACCCCTCGACCTCCGGGCTCGTTCTCACCGCGCTCTCGTTCGCCATGATGGCAAGCGGCTTCCTCTCCGGGATGCTCATAAACCGTGTCGGGAACCGGAGACTCTGTATCGCCGGCGCACTCGTCATCTCCGCCGGCTACCTGATGTTCCGGTTCTTCTCGGCGGAGAGCACGATATACTACATCAGCGGAGCGCTTGCCGCCGTCGGATTCGGGCTCGGCCTCATGCTCTCGCCCGGCACGAACATGGTGATGAACATGGCACCCCGCGACCGGCAGGGCATGGTATCGAGCCTCATCTCCGTGGAGCGCACCGGCCCGATCACCCTCGGCATCTCCTTCATCAGCATGATCTTCGTCCAGGCGATGCTCACGGTCGCGTCGCACCGCCACGTCACGACGTCGTCCCCGGCGGAGATCAGGATAGACGTGCTTGCCACGGGGTTCGACCTGGTCTTCGTCGCCGTCTTTGCGGTCTCGCTCGCCGTCGTCGCCCTCGCGTTCTTAAGCCGCGACGAGGTTCACGCCGACAACCGCGAAGAGGAGACCTTCGAGGCCGCGGCCGCCGGGGCGTGA
- a CDS encoding DUF1673 family protein has product MMPLMETIRAYLGWCPLQASMRADLKVRSTTAVAAGGRDCVPRTEPGWWRLHHNQLLVAAIAFSAATAALVILFEDASGHLAMWTGLAVGVGALLGSLLSYRSRYARVAAGEFHRDNMTRRQRIVQYLRVPVASVLLAAGMAYFVLGGMFDRILGLMLGMCLICWIWYGLTILWERRYKAIMIAEWGSVYTLDTATEGERV; this is encoded by the coding sequence ATGATGCCTCTTATGGAGACGATACGCGCATACCTGGGCTGGTGCCCCCTGCAGGCGTCGATGCGGGCGGATCTCAAGGTACGGTCGACGACGGCCGTAGCGGCGGGCGGGCGTGACTGCGTCCCCCGGACCGAGCCCGGGTGGTGGCGACTCCACCACAACCAGCTGCTGGTCGCGGCAATAGCCTTCTCGGCGGCGACAGCGGCGCTCGTTATCCTGTTCGAGGATGCTTCAGGGCACCTTGCCATGTGGACGGGTCTTGCCGTCGGGGTAGGAGCGCTCCTCGGCTCTCTGCTCAGTTACCGCTCCCGGTATGCGCGGGTTGCCGCCGGCGAGTTCCACAGGGACAACATGACCCGGAGACAGCGCATTGTCCAGTACCTGAGGGTGCCGGTGGCCTCCGTTCTCCTCGCCGCCGGTATGGCGTATTTTGTTCTGGGCGGGATGTTCGACCGGATTCTCGGGCTCATGCTGGGCATGTGTCTCATCTGCTGGATCTGGTACGGCCTCACGATCCTCTGGGAGCGCCGGTACAAGGCGATCATGATCGCGGAGTGGGGGTCGGTGTATACCCTGGATACGGCAACGGAGGGTGAACGCGTATGA
- a CDS encoding DUF169 domain-containing protein gives MDTALRDAYIRLHENYFPGTDLPIAFEVGGPTDGVEEAPAPKGWRCFVCDLTKVRNGKSLAFSEDSIGCRGGRFYLGYDAERFPDFRYFLSYGKPGEMEGERYKQTPEIVDELDRGTTRIPTKGKEIVFKRWDNLTEADNPDAVVFFARPEVLSGLFTLANFDRADPNGVISPFGAGCSSVFYFPWLEQQNENPRAVLGMFDPSARPCVPPDVLTMAFPMKKFTKVVGFMEESFLITGSWEKVMKKIERSDRLYSPKK, from the coding sequence ATGGACACAGCACTGCGCGACGCCTACATCCGGCTCCACGAGAACTACTTCCCGGGGACGGACCTCCCGATCGCCTTCGAGGTCGGGGGTCCGACCGACGGGGTGGAGGAGGCCCCCGCCCCGAAAGGCTGGAGGTGCTTCGTCTGCGACCTTACGAAGGTACGGAACGGCAAAAGCCTCGCCTTCTCAGAAGACTCCATCGGGTGCCGCGGGGGGAGGTTCTACCTCGGCTACGACGCCGAACGGTTCCCCGACTTCCGCTACTTCCTCTCCTACGGAAAGCCCGGCGAGATGGAGGGGGAGCGCTACAAGCAGACGCCGGAGATCGTGGACGAACTCGACCGGGGGACCACCCGGATTCCGACGAAGGGCAAGGAGATCGTCTTCAAGCGCTGGGACAACCTCACGGAGGCCGACAACCCGGACGCCGTCGTCTTCTTCGCCCGGCCGGAGGTGCTCTCCGGTCTCTTCACGCTTGCAAACTTCGACCGGGCCGACCCGAACGGCGTCATCTCTCCCTTCGGCGCCGGGTGCAGCTCGGTCTTTTACTTCCCGTGGCTCGAGCAGCAGAACGAGAATCCACGAGCGGTGCTCGGGATGTTCGACCCCTCGGCACGGCCCTGCGTCCCGCCGGACGTCCTGACGATGGCCTTCCCCATGAAGAAGTTTACAAAGGTGGTCGGCTTCATGGAGGAGAGTTTCCTCATCACGGGGTCCTGGGAGAAGGTGATGAAGAAGATCGAGCGGAGCGACAGACTGTATTCACCTAAAAAATGA
- a CDS encoding PKD domain-containing protein, with amino-acid sequence MPGLSEPLEIYPNNLSHADISGSRIVYSDYRNGNWDIFLFNHTSGREYQLTNDSYDQMNPTISCDLVAWYDNSTGAWDLVLLKLHGDDAAYQVCTGPDQGRPGCPAGVVCFPTTTTTTTPTPGPGPGNCSCTADFTWSPQSPAVNATVNFTGNATVDGDCSVRTWAWSFGDGATASGQDVTHNYTSEGTYPVRLNVTLDDGTVCNASENVTVSPLADNCSCTADFTWSPQSPAVNETIDFTDQTTVLGDCGIESWAWNFGDGATGEGGTASHAYDAAGTYTVGLNVTLDDGTACNTSSDVTIAPLPEENCSCTASIATDRDQVEPEQPVAFTGSAEVDGDCSVTGWAWDFGDGATGEGETASHAYAAAGTYTVTLVATLDDGNTCQATTDVTVTAPPEPCSCSASITTSGNSFHGEADIQGDCSVTGWSWDFGDGTTGSGQDVTHDYAAEGTYTVTLTVTLDDGNTCQATTQAFVVF; translated from the coding sequence ATGCCCGGCCTCTCCGAGCCGCTTGAAATTTATCCGAACAATCTCTCACACGCGGATATATCCGGCAGTCGGATTGTCTATAGCGATTATAGGAACGGTAACTGGGACATCTTCCTGTTCAACCACACCTCGGGCAGGGAGTACCAGCTCACGAACGATTCCTACGACCAGATGAACCCCACGATATCCTGCGATCTCGTTGCCTGGTACGACAACTCCACCGGGGCGTGGGACCTCGTTCTCCTCAAACTCCACGGAGACGATGCAGCCTATCAGGTCTGCACCGGCCCCGACCAGGGGCGGCCGGGCTGTCCCGCGGGAGTGGTCTGTTTCCCAACCACCACGACGACCACCACCCCGACACCCGGGCCCGGGCCCGGCAACTGCTCCTGCACGGCGGACTTCACCTGGAGCCCGCAGAGCCCTGCCGTCAACGCTACGGTTAACTTCACCGGGAATGCCACGGTCGACGGAGACTGCAGCGTCCGGACATGGGCCTGGAGTTTCGGCGACGGCGCAACCGCCAGCGGCCAGGACGTCACCCACAATTACACGTCGGAAGGAACCTACCCGGTCAGGCTGAACGTGACCCTCGACGACGGCACGGTATGCAATGCGTCCGAGAACGTCACGGTCTCGCCGCTTGCCGATAACTGCTCCTGTACGGCGGACTTCACCTGGAGCCCGCAGAGCCCTGCCGTCAACGAGACGATCGACTTCACCGACCAGACCACGGTCCTGGGCGACTGCGGGATCGAGTCGTGGGCCTGGAACTTCGGCGACGGCGCAACCGGCGAGGGCGGAACCGCGAGCCACGCCTATGATGCGGCAGGAACCTACACGGTCGGGCTGAACGTGACCCTCGACGACGGTACGGCATGCAACACCTCAAGTGACGTCACCATCGCACCGCTGCCGGAGGAGAACTGCTCCTGCACGGCAAGCATCGCGACAGACCGCGACCAGGTCGAACCGGAGCAGCCGGTTGCCTTTACCGGTTCGGCTGAGGTCGACGGGGACTGCTCCGTGACCGGCTGGGCGTGGGACTTCGGCGACGGGGCGACCGGTGAAGGCGAGACCGCGAGCCACGCCTACGCCGCGGCGGGAACCTACACGGTTACGCTGGTCGCAACGCTCGACGACGGCAACACCTGCCAGGCGACGACGGATGTCACGGTGACCGCTCCTCCGGAGCCCTGCTCCTGCTCGGCAAGCATCACGACCAGCGGGAACTCGTTCCATGGGGAGGCCGATATCCAGGGCGACTGCTCCGTGACCGGCTGGTCATGGGACTTCGGTGACGGAACGACCGGTAGCGGCCAGGACGTCACCCATGACTATGCGGCGGAAGGAACCTATACGGTCACGCTGACCGTGACGCTCGACGACGGCAACACCTGCCAGGCGACGACCCAGGCCTTTGTGGTCTTCTGA
- a CDS encoding dipeptidase codes for MLLLVSNAAACTVFAITPGASEDGSMYVGHTNDGVGKDWRNIDDISILYVPAANHAPGEKRAVFFDPDSGSDAAGGEDSGDSGLILGYIDQVPHTYAYYTGSYGMMNEHQLLSAECTEYAKVELSAAEGKRIFYSSELSNVALERCTKAREAVELVGGLIDTYGYYGTGETLVFADPEEAWVIEMCSSLDEEDGGGLWVAQKIPDGEVFVAANEFRIREVVPGNPDPIYSTDLFSKLEDAGVWSPADGTLDWLEAVSYGEYAHPYYSLMRVWRIQDRLAPSLNLSPYVENSYTKAYPFTITPDEKVNLTGAFSLFRDHYEGTGFDLSTGEAAGPFGNPYRYLGPDDAHTNFQNASYMEVRAGANPRPVSAVFCSYSYVAQARSSLPDPVGGVLWFGPAVAYETVYAPFYAGATNVSAAYATGDRLTYDSSTAYWTFDLVTNWAMLRYDAMIDEITAKQGEIEAGSIALVQETDREAAELIAAGDEEGAARLLTDFTVTRGDEIIDEWHDLSGTLIVKYSNGLITDPATEAVEEPGYPAWWLNETGYQYGPRVYPLEELRATDGLNYTGNTVRVPLNATFADIRELI; via the coding sequence GTGCTCCTGCTGGTATCGAATGCAGCGGCATGCACCGTCTTTGCGATAACGCCGGGTGCATCCGAAGACGGATCGATGTATGTCGGGCATACGAACGACGGTGTCGGGAAAGACTGGAGAAACATCGACGACATCAGCATACTCTACGTCCCCGCGGCGAACCATGCGCCCGGAGAGAAGAGGGCGGTCTTCTTCGATCCCGACAGCGGTTCGGATGCGGCGGGAGGCGAGGACAGTGGTGATTCGGGTCTGATTCTCGGGTATATCGACCAGGTGCCGCACACCTACGCCTACTACACCGGTTCGTACGGTATGATGAACGAACACCAGCTCCTCTCCGCCGAATGCACCGAATACGCGAAGGTCGAGCTCAGTGCAGCCGAAGGAAAGCGGATCTTTTACTCCTCGGAGCTCTCGAACGTGGCACTCGAGCGGTGCACGAAAGCACGTGAGGCGGTTGAACTGGTCGGCGGCCTGATCGACACCTACGGCTACTACGGAACCGGCGAGACGCTCGTCTTCGCCGACCCGGAGGAGGCGTGGGTCATCGAGATGTGCTCGAGCCTCGATGAGGAGGACGGCGGGGGCCTCTGGGTCGCACAGAAGATCCCCGACGGAGAGGTCTTCGTCGCGGCAAACGAGTTCAGGATCCGTGAGGTCGTTCCCGGAAACCCCGACCCGATTTACTCGACCGATCTCTTCAGCAAACTCGAAGATGCGGGGGTCTGGTCCCCTGCGGACGGCACCCTCGACTGGCTCGAGGCCGTCAGCTACGGCGAGTATGCGCATCCCTACTACTCGCTGATGCGGGTCTGGCGCATCCAGGACCGGCTCGCCCCGTCGCTCAACCTGAGCCCGTACGTCGAGAACTCGTACACGAAGGCGTACCCGTTCACCATCACGCCCGACGAGAAGGTCAACCTGACCGGGGCGTTCTCGCTCTTCCGGGACCATTACGAAGGAACCGGGTTCGACCTCTCGACCGGCGAGGCCGCTGGGCCGTTCGGGAACCCGTACCGCTACTTAGGGCCCGACGACGCCCACACGAACTTCCAGAACGCGTCGTACATGGAGGTCCGTGCCGGGGCGAATCCGCGGCCGGTCTCGGCGGTCTTCTGCAGTTACAGTTACGTCGCCCAGGCTCGCTCCTCCCTCCCCGACCCGGTGGGAGGCGTGCTCTGGTTCGGTCCGGCGGTCGCGTACGAGACGGTCTATGCACCGTTCTACGCGGGCGCAACGAACGTATCAGCCGCGTACGCGACCGGCGACCGGTTAACATATGATAGCAGTACCGCCTACTGGACGTTCGACCTTGTAACGAACTGGGCCATGCTCCGCTACGACGCGATGATAGACGAAATCACCGCAAAGCAGGGCGAGATCGAGGCCGGGTCCATAGCCCTCGTGCAGGAGACCGACAGAGAGGCGGCCGAACTCATCGCTGCCGGCGACGAGGAAGGGGCGGCACGTCTCCTCACGGACTTCACGGTCACCCGGGGCGACGAGATCATCGATGAGTGGCACGATCTGTCGGGCACGCTGATCGTCAAGTACTCGAACGGCCTCATCACCGACCCGGCGACGGAGGCGGTCGAGGAGCCCGGGTATCCGGCGTGGTGGCTGAACGAGACCGGGTACCAGTACGGGCCGCGGGTCTACCCGCTTGAGGAACTCCGCGCGACCGACGGGCTGAACTATACCGGCAACACTGTCCGGGTTCCGTTGAACGCGACGTTTGCGGACATCCGGGAACTCATCTGA
- a CDS encoding PAS domain S-box protein — translation MTRDYEALEKMAETTQYLENLITYANAPIIVWDASLRITRFNNAFERLTGRAADEVIGRSPEILFPETRREELMDLIRKTTAGERWETVEIPILTADGRIRTVLWNSAAVYGDDRKTVSSVIAQGQDITERKRAEEALKRAHDEQEMRVRERTLEIRAANEALQAEITERTRAEEAVKAERKRLYDVLEMLPVYVVLLSPDYHVPFANRFFREQFGESDGRRCFDYLFSRSEPCENCESYRVMKTGAPHHWEWTGPDGRDYDIFDFPFTEADGSPHILEVGIDITKRKRAEEALQRLNETLEERVIERTDELAKANAILNAICENTPAPIYVTDRQSRLVMCNPAVLRTLGRSHPEVLGKSKAELLGPEVGGPVVANEQRVMETGITETFEEEIGHRIYYSTKTPLRNLQGDVTGAIAVGTEITELKRVEAQRQKLLEQLQQSAEEMEVQNEELQCTTEQLQEKTEELALLNRALQESEEHFRSLIENASDIILLLDMQGRITYASPSVRQIGGYEPDNLIGTDVLDLIHPEDAPKAIEAVRTGVARPSTSLTFEVRVRDATGRWIILDVTGASLIREGSDRRFIVNARDVTDRKHAEEERNRLITGLEAAHREANLYLDIITHDIRNANNVSSIYADLMLELLEGAERTYARKLRDSISRSTEILMNVSTIRRIHACSTGFSPVDLNAVVSEEAGNFRGASIRREIPPLEVQADNLLSTVFMNLIGNSVKFGGPGVEIVVRAEERDGEVLVTVEDNGPGVPDDVKKKLFHRFERGKARGRGDGLGLFICRTVTERYGGRIWIEDRVPGRPEEGAAFRFTLKPAKRDRDPGS, via the coding sequence TTGACACGCGATTACGAAGCACTCGAGAAGATGGCCGAAACGACCCAGTACCTGGAGAACCTGATCACCTACGCCAATGCCCCCATCATCGTCTGGGATGCGAGTCTCAGGATCACCAGGTTCAACAACGCCTTCGAACGGTTGACGGGACGGGCCGCGGACGAGGTCATCGGCCGGTCGCCGGAGATCCTCTTCCCCGAAACCCGGCGGGAAGAACTGATGGATCTCATCCGGAAGACGACGGCAGGGGAGCGGTGGGAGACCGTCGAGATTCCCATACTCACGGCGGACGGCAGGATCAGGACGGTTCTCTGGAACTCTGCCGCCGTGTACGGGGACGATCGGAAAACGGTCTCCTCGGTCATCGCCCAGGGCCAGGACATCACCGAGCGCAAACGGGCCGAAGAGGCGCTTAAGAGAGCGCACGACGAGCAGGAGATGCGTGTCAGGGAACGCACCCTCGAGATCCGGGCGGCCAACGAGGCCCTGCAGGCCGAGATCACGGAGCGCACCCGGGCGGAGGAGGCGGTGAAGGCCGAGCGAAAGCGGCTCTACGACGTCCTCGAGATGCTGCCGGTATACGTGGTACTCCTCTCACCGGACTATCACGTGCCTTTCGCAAACCGCTTCTTCCGGGAGCAGTTCGGCGAGTCCGACGGTCGGCGCTGCTTCGATTACCTCTTCTCGCGCTCGGAGCCCTGTGAGAACTGCGAGTCTTACCGCGTCATGAAGACGGGAGCGCCCCACCACTGGGAGTGGACCGGCCCGGACGGCCGCGATTACGATATCTTCGACTTCCCCTTCACCGAAGCGGACGGCTCCCCCCACATCCTGGAGGTCGGCATCGACATCACCAAACGCAAGCGTGCCGAGGAGGCGCTGCAACGGCTGAACGAGACACTTGAAGAGCGCGTGATCGAACGTACGGACGAACTTGCGAAGGCCAATGCCATCCTCAACGCCATCTGCGAGAATACGCCGGCACCCATCTACGTCACCGATCGCCAAAGCCGTCTCGTGATGTGCAACCCCGCTGTGCTTCGGACACTCGGCAGATCGCACCCCGAAGTGCTCGGGAAGTCGAAGGCCGAACTCCTCGGCCCGGAGGTCGGCGGACCCGTCGTAGCCAATGAGCAGCGCGTTATGGAGACCGGGATCACCGAGACCTTCGAGGAAGAGATCGGGCACCGGATCTACTACTCGACCAAGACCCCCCTCAGGAATCTGCAGGGCGACGTCACCGGAGCCATCGCCGTCGGAACGGAGATAACAGAACTGAAGCGGGTTGAAGCACAGAGGCAGAAACTCCTGGAACAGCTGCAGCAGTCGGCCGAAGAGATGGAGGTCCAGAACGAAGAACTGCAGTGCACCACCGAGCAGTTGCAGGAGAAGACCGAGGAACTGGCGCTTCTCAACCGGGCCCTGCAGGAGAGCGAGGAGCACTTCCGTTCTCTCATCGAGAACGCATCCGATATCATCCTCCTCCTCGATATGCAGGGACGCATCACTTACGCGAGTCCTTCGGTGAGGCAGATCGGGGGCTACGAGCCCGACAACCTCATCGGCACGGACGTGCTCGACCTCATACACCCCGAAGACGCCCCAAAGGCCATAGAAGCCGTGAGAACCGGAGTGGCCCGGCCATCTACGAGCCTCACGTTCGAGGTCCGGGTCAGGGATGCTACCGGCCGGTGGATCATCCTCGACGTTACGGGTGCGAGCCTGATCCGGGAGGGGAGCGACCGGCGTTTCATCGTGAACGCACGCGACGTCACCGACCGAAAACACGCCGAGGAGGAGCGCAATAGGCTGATCACCGGTCTCGAGGCGGCGCACCGGGAGGCGAACCTCTACCTCGACATCATCACCCACGACATCAGGAACGCAAACAACGTCTCGAGCATCTACGCCGACCTCATGCTCGAACTGCTCGAAGGGGCCGAGAGAACCTACGCCCGGAAACTCCGCGACAGCATCTCGCGGAGCACCGAGATCCTCATGAACGTCTCGACAATCAGGCGGATTCACGCCTGTTCGACGGGATTCTCGCCGGTCGACCTCAACGCGGTCGTCAGTGAGGAAGCCGGAAACTTCCGTGGAGCATCGATACGCCGGGAGATCCCACCGCTCGAGGTCCAGGCGGACAACCTCCTCTCTACAGTCTTTATGAACCTCATCGGCAACAGCGTCAAGTTCGGCGGACCGGGTGTGGAGATCGTCGTCCGGGCGGAGGAGCGGGACGGAGAAGTGCTGGTGACGGTCGAGGACAACGGGCCCGGCGTGCCCGACGACGTGAAGAAGAAGCTCTTCCACCGGTTCGAGCGGGGGAAGGCCCGGGGAAGGGGCGACGGGCTCGGGCTCTTCATCTGCAGGACGGTTACCGAGCGCTACGGGGGGAGGATCTGGATCGAGGACCGCGTGCCCGGCCGTCCGGAAGAAGGGGCGGCATTCAGGTTCACGCTCAAACCGGCAAAGCGGGATCGAGACCCCGGCTCATGA
- a CDS encoding dienelactone hydrolase family protein has translation MKNVILLAAAVFLLLLAGGVSAVDVGTAGMRNGTTVTIQSGGQSYPAYITTPEDGGPYPAVVLIHSFNGLEPGYQVMVDRLATEGFVVIAPEWQTFEEAPADNVTEALVRDTVAYLETRPEVNSSSIGLTGFCAGGRYTMLFLPRIEEFSAGVAWYGFPYSGGQANGTPPAEFVENITGPMLIIHGTADEASPVADIYRYATDLDAAGKYFELKVYQGEPHGFMIGEDGELVETPVAESAYEEMAGFFNQRLAGA, from the coding sequence ATGAAAAATGTGATTCTGCTTGCAGCGGCCGTATTCCTGCTCCTCCTCGCCGGCGGTGTGAGCGCCGTCGACGTCGGGACTGCCGGGATGCGGAACGGAACGACGGTGACTATCCAGAGCGGCGGCCAGAGTTATCCGGCCTACATCACGACGCCCGAGGACGGCGGCCCGTATCCGGCCGTGGTGTTGATCCACTCCTTCAACGGCCTGGAGCCCGGTTACCAGGTCATGGTCGACCGCCTGGCGACAGAGGGGTTCGTCGTCATCGCCCCGGAGTGGCAGACCTTCGAAGAGGCGCCGGCGGACAACGTGACGGAGGCGCTGGTCAGGGATACGGTCGCGTACCTCGAAACCCGGCCCGAAGTTAACTCAAGCAGCATCGGCCTGACGGGGTTCTGCGCGGGCGGGCGCTACACGATGCTCTTCCTGCCCCGGATCGAGGAGTTCAGTGCGGGTGTCGCCTGGTACGGCTTCCCCTACTCCGGGGGGCAGGCGAACGGGACTCCCCCGGCGGAGTTCGTCGAGAACATCACCGGCCCGATGCTGATCATCCACGGCACGGCGGATGAGGCGAGCCCGGTGGCCGATATCTACCGGTATGCGACCGACCTCGATGCGGCCGGGAAGTACTTCGAGCTCAAGGTCTACCAGGGCGAGCCGCACGGGTTCATGATCGGCGAGGACGGGGAGCTGGTGGAGACGCCCGTCGCAGAGAGCGCGTATGAGGAGATGGCGGGGTTTTTCAATCAGCGACTGGCGGGCGCGTAA
- a CDS encoding potassium/proton antiporter, translated as MILTLELMLVGIALLFLISIVANKFSERLGVPALLIFLVVGMLAGSEGPGGIPFDDPAIAQIIGIVALAYILFSGGLDTRWEQIQPILWPGIALSTVGVVLTASLLGGFAVLVFGFSPLTGLLLGSVVASTDAAAVFSVLRTARARLQGNLRPLLELESGSNDPVAVLLTIGIIGVILIPGTSLLAVVPMFVQQMAVGGLFGYGMGHAVVFLINRLKLEFEGLYPVLSLTMVLLTYGLTATLGGNGFLAVYIAGLIMGNSIVLHKKSLIRFHDGIAWLMQIVMFLALGLLVFPSSLLPVAVPGILAALFLLLVARPVAVMITLLPWKMPIREKALISWVGLRGAVPIILATYPLVAGVPNAEAIFNLVFFIVLVSALVHGTSIPSVARWLGLAAPLEETRKLSREFDVNPDTPSELLELVIPPDASAVGKQVVDLGLPKGALIILMQKGDERFVPGGSTVIEAGDTLLFLTTGDLADTVRTRLLCREEPEDVPGPDA; from the coding sequence ATGATACTCACCCTCGAACTCATGCTCGTCGGCATAGCGTTGCTCTTCCTGATCAGCATCGTTGCAAACAAGTTTTCAGAGCGGCTCGGCGTCCCTGCACTTCTCATCTTCCTCGTCGTCGGGATGCTCGCGGGTTCCGAGGGTCCGGGCGGCATTCCGTTCGACGACCCTGCGATTGCGCAGATCATCGGGATTGTTGCACTTGCATACATCCTCTTCTCCGGCGGTCTCGACACCCGGTGGGAGCAGATCCAGCCTATCCTCTGGCCGGGCATCGCCCTCTCCACGGTCGGCGTTGTTCTGACCGCAAGCCTGCTCGGCGGGTTTGCCGTTCTGGTCTTCGGTTTTTCCCCGCTGACGGGCCTTCTCCTCGGTTCGGTCGTCGCGTCCACCGATGCTGCGGCGGTCTTTTCGGTTCTGCGGACGGCAAGGGCACGCCTCCAGGGAAACCTGCGGCCGCTGCTCGAGCTTGAGTCGGGGAGCAACGATCCCGTGGCCGTCCTTCTCACCATCGGTATCATCGGCGTGATCCTTATCCCGGGCACGTCGCTACTCGCCGTCGTCCCGATGTTCGTGCAGCAGATGGCGGTCGGGGGCCTGTTCGGCTACGGGATGGGGCATGCCGTCGTTTTCCTCATCAACCGTCTCAAGCTGGAGTTCGAGGGGTTGTATCCGGTGCTCAGCCTCACGATGGTGCTGCTGACCTACGGCCTGACCGCCACCCTCGGAGGAAACGGATTCCTCGCGGTTTACATAGCCGGGCTGATCATGGGCAACAGCATCGTCCTTCATAAAAAGAGCCTGATCCGGTTCCACGACGGGATCGCGTGGCTGATGCAGATCGTGATGTTCCTTGCGCTCGGCCTGCTCGTCTTCCCCTCGTCTCTCCTGCCGGTGGCCGTTCCCGGTATTCTCGCAGCCCTCTTCCTGCTCCTGGTCGCACGGCCGGTCGCCGTCATGATCACGCTGCTCCCCTGGAAGATGCCGATCAGAGAGAAGGCCCTGATCTCCTGGGTGGGGCTGCGGGGAGCCGTCCCGATCATCCTCGCGACCTATCCGCTTGTTGCGGGTGTGCCGAACGCAGAGGCGATCTTCAACCTCGTCTTCTTCATCGTCCTCGTCTCGGCGCTGGTTCACGGGACGTCGATCCCCTCCGTCGCCCGTTGGCTCGGCCTCGCCGCCCCGCTCGAGGAGACGCGCAAACTCTCCCGGGAGTTCGACGTGAACCCCGATACCCCGAGCGAGCTGCTCGAACTGGTCATCCCTCCGGACGCCTCGGCGGTGGGAAAACAGGTCGTCGACCTCGGGTTGCCGAAGGGCGCCCTCATCATCCTGATGCAGAAAGGAGACGAACGGTTTGTCCCGGGCGGCAGCACCGTCATCGAGGCCGGAGATACGCTTCTCTTCCTGACGACCGGGGACCTTGCGGACACCGTCCGCACCAGGCTTCTCTGCAGAGAGGAGCCGGAGGACGTTCCCGGCCCTGATGCCTGA